In one window of Henckelia pumila isolate YLH828 chromosome 1, ASM3356847v2, whole genome shotgun sequence DNA:
- the LOC140876295 gene encoding ABC transporter G family member 15-like — translation MHLILCPFPQFRHIIYPPLFLFKSKLIKPCIQMTAGNFTDGHYPRTTIRLPYKYGDLMMEIEAAGGGADAVTGGASGGDVEKGFLRSGGEAYLVWQDLTVVLPNFGQGPTRKLLHGLNGFAEPGRIMAIMGPSGSGKSTLLDALAGRLSRNIVMTGNILLNGKKQRLDYGVVAYVTQEDVLLGTLTPRETLTYSAHLRLPASMTKKEIKVIVESIITEMGLQDCADRQVGNWQLRGISGGEKKRLSIALEILTRPRLLFLDEPTSGLDSAAAFFVTQAIKNLARDGRTVISSVHQPSSEVFTLFDDLCLLSGGETVFFGEARMAVKFFAESGFPCPSRRNPSDHFLRCINSDFDIVTATLKGSQRLRETHTTSDPLMNMATADIKSTLVEKYRFSEYSRKARSKTQEISAIEGLEIKTIKGSQARWWKQLLTLTKRSFLNMNRDIGYYWSRIVIYTIVALCVGTLFYDVGTSYTAILARGACGGFVIGFMTFMSIGGFPSFIEEMKVFHKERLNGYYGVAVFILSNFLSSFPFLVAVSAISGTITNFMVKFRPGFPPYAYFCMNIFGCIAMVESVMMIIAALVPNFLMGIIAGAGVLGIMMMTAGFFRLLPDLPKVIWRYPISFIGYGAWSLQGGMKNDMMGLVFDPLFPGDPKLTGEYVLTNMFGISLDHSKWWDLLAVYGLIIAYRFVFFLILKLKERAGPLFHSLYTMRTRYHLSRQLSFQKKPRILSNRHQNVRSLSSQEGLTSPMP, via the exons ATGCATTTAATTCTTTGCCCCTTTCCACAATTTCGTCACATAATTTATCCCCccctttttcttttcaaatcCAAACTCATTAAGCCATGCATCCAAATGACGGCAGGAAATTTCACGGATGGCCATTACCCGCGAACAACCATCCGTCTCCCATATAAATACGGAG ACTTGATGATGGAAATAGAGGCGGCGGGCGGTGGCGCGGATGCTGTGACGGGTGGTGCTTCCGGCGGCGATGTTGAGAAGGGCTTTTTGCGCAGCGGCGGCGAAGCTTATTTGGTGTGGCAGGATCTCACGGTGGTGCTGCCGAACTTCGGGCAGGGGCCGACGAGGAAGCTGCTTCATGGGCTAAACGGGTTCGCTGAACCGGGTCGGATCATGGCCATTATGGGTCCTTCGGGCTCTGGCAAATCCACCCTTCTTGATGCCTTAGCAG GTAGATTGTCAAGAAATATCGTTATGACTGGAAATATTCTTCTGAACGGAAAGAAGCAAAGACTGGATTATGGTGTTGTT GCTTATGTCACACAAGAAGATGTTTTGTTAGGGACTCTTACACCAAGAGAAACTTTAACATATTCAGCACATCTCAGGCTTCCAGCCTCGATGACTAAAAAAGAAATCAAAGTGATAGTCGAATCAATTATTACGGAAATGGGGCTTCAAGATTGCGCGGATCGTCAGGTTGGGAATTGGCAGTTACGAGGGATAAGTGgtggagaaaagaaaagattgaGCATCGCACTCGAAATTCTAACACGACCTCGTCTACTCTTTCTTGATGAACCTACTAGTGGACTTGATAGTGCGGCAGCTTTCTTTGTGACTCAAGCCATTAAAAATCTTGCTCGTGATGGGAGAACGGTGATCTCATCCGTTCATCAACCAAGTAGTGAAGTGTTCACTTTGTTTGACGATCTATGTTTGCTGTCAGGGGGAGAAACAGTGTTCTTTGGAGAAGCAAGAATGGCTGTAAAG TTTTTTGCTGAATCAGGATTCCCCTGTCCAAGTAGGAGAAATCCTTCGGATCATTTCCTGCGATGTATTAACTCAGATTTTGATATCGTTACAGCCACGCTGAAAGGTTCACAAAGACTTCGT GAAACACACACAACATCAGATCCCTTGATGAATATGGCAACTGCTGATATCAAATCAACACTTGTTGAGAAATACAGGTTCTCCGAGTATTCAAGAAAGGCAAGATCGAAGACTCAAGAAATATCTGCAATT GAAGGACTTGAGATTAAAACAATTAAAGGAAGTCAAGCAAGATGGTGGAAGCAGCTTTTAACATTGACAAAGCGATCATTCTTAAACATGAATAGAGACATCGGATATTACTGGTCCCGAATTGTCATATATACCATTGTTGCTCTTTGTGTCGGCACCCTATTCTATGATGTCGGAACCAGTTATACCGCAATCTTGGCTAGGGGAGCATGTGGCGGGTTCGTCATAGGTTTCATGACCTTCATGTCGATAGGAGGATTTCCATCATTCATCGAAGAAATGAAG GTCTTTCATAAAGAAAGGCTTAACGGATATTATGGCGTGGCTGTGTTTATATTGTCGAACTTCTTGTCTTCGTTTCCGTTCTTGGTCGCTGTCTCTGCCATTAGTGGGACAATCACAAACTTTATGGTGAAATTTCGGCCAGGATTTCCTCCTTATGCCTACTTTTGTATGAATATTTTTGGATGCATTGCCATGGTAGAAAGCGTAATGATGATCATAGCTGCTCTGGTTCCCAACTTCTTAATGGGGATCATCGCTGGAGCCGGAGTTCTC GGGATTATGATGATGACCGCAGGATTCTTCCGTTTGCTACCGGATCTTCCCAAGGTCATTTGGCGCTATCCAATTTCATTCATCGGCTACGGAGCATGGTCCCTGCAG GGAGGAATGAAGAACGACATGATGGGACTCGTGTTTGATCCATTATTCCCTGGTGACCCAAAACTAACCGGCGAATATGTCTTGACAAACATGTTTGGAATCTCGCTGGACCATTCGAAATGGTGGGACTTATTGGCAGTATATGGACTTATCATTGCTTACAGATTCGTGTTCTTCCTCATTCTCAAGTTAAAGGAAAGGGCCGGCCCTCTCTTCCATTCGCTCTACACGATGAGAACCCGATACCACTTGAGTAGGCAGCTCTCGTTTCAGAAGAAGCCACGCATTCTTTCCAATCGGCACCAAAACGTCCGGTCACTGTCGTCTCAAGAGGGTCTTACTTCGCCTATGCCTTAG